A part of Bombus affinis isolate iyBomAffi1 chromosome 12, iyBomAffi1.2, whole genome shotgun sequence genomic DNA contains:
- the LOC126922511 gene encoding piezo-type mechanosensitive ion channel component isoform X7 produces MSKYWLNVALLRVVLPLVLTGCIIWRPVGLSLVYLALMLYSPHVPVPDAKTMAGHTGHYLKTCIGLSFLTAVSQLTFHIVLLALPAYGHFLHNCESMEMIFRHIGFVRLDSASAWEIFFWLTPELIVLPTSIMVYLICRFLSRRNVTDEEDDASLHRNAEAAKKSADSTAKIINFLGRIGTYVVLASLCITAALKPSVEGGFYFLVFLGAATWWACNKELRKGFAILCRVVMVIVILHILALLSYQNQVPQELIPVNSTWQRYFALSPVYQTNCTDPRDVEYTTDANWLIYGYFLRLFWLYYVLALQSQFLSKKPKPIINSSSPPVDERTPLMRFGSGRTGLLQDSTGSVIVQDGHQDDNIQMQSLSEDEQSGIIEHIIMAVYSIFQLIINSSYLATNIIMMTWSIMYHSWTTFALLLWALILWMVPNKRASMMKCSPFIVIYAMLLLLVQYIYSMDLTEEELPTKINGISVSEIGFSKSEQLSRWHLVVKCLFISMFWITMRQYTAERTRQRRSSALRDMVAPLHVSVSTATAAMNHEAPEIKSKFMKDVGILLKKLLTKFWIAVVAIMLFISGITGERMTVFRIIYMSLFLVLIITFQISWTVWRKMMYTFWITVIGYSVIMLILVYTYQFHNFPEYWNYLHIDEDLQKDIGLEIYETKDLFVRLLTPTFFVIITVLQIHYFHKDFLEVTDIEKFGTEESPRIERSSLGHSPILTMPPSSPGEVFLVEEEKEHIYSLRQLKEMSKLERLQLLHNVMQQLLNLYNYTWLFFEIHMQKIIFISVMIFCVNDVCAINFVFVLILVIMINSRRNVQICTANTIAAIIAILMVVKMLYQIQYIDHNNWNINCTKFPSENQTQYGSNNTMYNIAEWFGIKKGEPGHLAELLKGYIGILVVTTLRKIIRIRQCFYRKAHSKPLDTPQVMFPSITREDADKGVPQCLKFLFNYGFYKFGVEFCLIGIVALIGTRLDFYSVLYSIWLLLFFSLRRKAISRIWPFFKFFGIILLPIQYSFVVAPPSWFCIEYPWSESKTLRGLQEWMYLPDPDFPPNARKLMCDFILLMMVVRQSLVFQIEERSTATNREFPAGHNYSVYENMEKPNFINPVKDYVSHIHCWLDIIKRGVLISLMWVTLSIMFLAGTERTNLFSLGYLIGAFVFLWQGSDFYLRPVKTILKWWNLLIGYNVVVIFSKALLQGVGCVLIEQLQVLACPLIQLFGITCLRKFRSSVSDIVLEKLDCEVPQEDIGMVWDGLCFGFLLLQKRLFKSYYFFHIVDETKAMSILASRGAELLEELHQKRIEIQENVEKNVLQKLKFKMDKIKANQRKIQGPSYREPQIHAVDTLYPGTRPLYRVRAPKTNREAVRSGDYYMFDDLDDDDVTDLIPDTESEKKEAEKRHEAEKRGRRMTISELMNTLIKTDIEIATHVAMYGGTEKDALRLRRRSVPLTRKKSSMSYLSARSETDTAVATDAADKTSLASADTETDEKDAAAAERDKTPVPTDDEYGEDKPDEKEETQEDEQKVSIATYFKFIIVMVNSTLTSMTKYLNRFSRDYRYIRKVLTKEKKVLKTKPDFRMGMRLGITQIWQPIPVMKQGSTNGNAEESYDAGEGPNQPRPQEERKSSSLMVPHIRILAPSLERGLDISSSSSLFSEISPVQHDDEGGALSEVDQPPIIQLLASIWFGVLAHSCLLCYFMVFLHQIKNASVLSTPLPLMVFCWGSLTIPRPSKTFWITLIAYTEAIVIVKCIFQLEVLPWNRDAAPNNPLFTPRIMGVERKHNYALWDLLLLLMVFFHRFMLKSLGQWTSPSLKPRKIIPSTLTVVPAKPPPPENRGQGESASLQEEEGGSTVRTPKGATLNLRAAGEGENAQATNEYEKLVAVQGEEISPMNEEFNKAMNMTVNKYKEPMKDFFQKILSPVSKEKTNVYAYMFLCDFFNFLLLIFGFSAFGTQQGDGGVTAYLQENRVPMPFLLMLLLQFALIVIDRALFLKKSIVGKLIFHYFLIFGVHIWMFFILPSVTERQFNERLPPQIWYMVKCFYLLLAAYQLRQGYPTRILGNFLCKKYSIVNYVLFKVFMLVPFLFELRAVMDWIWTDTSMTIMDWFKMEDIFANIYQIKCMRGVETDFPQPRGVKKKQMSKYLIGGGALFFMIGLIWFPLLLFALGGTVGVSNLPYDVSMKIRIGPYEPIYSMSAQSSSIIEYDETDFTRFSNLYARDRPAVTFLENYIHSDVAAVRLSGFSRKLWSISPPDLDRLITELEDNSTTVVIHVEWTVSRKTDAKDASGITTQVRDIKLPPYENNEFNPVRRTLANMLSSNDSTVHNGTITLQYAFPKFLKVTGRTTDVVPQLMRMPKWLDDNVEEDDENHLYRDVSLHLSTDADCCARQKWWIVKEVCNDTLYDQLLKRVPLNNCKYIMMFLFNDKTFPEGLSFISGFGILGLYTTAVIVISQMMRKVVSDMAPKIMFDDLPYVDRILRLCLDIYLVRESGELCLEEDLFAKLIFLYRSPETLIRWTRPPEEGERTDNEDQDDVDEDAVAPRGESRDVSRRE; encoded by the exons GTATAATATGGCGACCTGTAGGATTGTCTCTGGTTTACTTGGCTCTGATGCTATACTCGCCCCATGTGCCGGTACCAGACGCGAAAACAATGGCTGGCCACACAGGGCACTATTTAAAAACTTGCATCGGCCTGTCTTTTCTCACAGCAGTCAGCCAACTCACTTTTCACATAGTTCTATTAGCTCTACCTGCTTATGGTCACTTCCTTCACAATT GCGAATCGATGGAAATGATCTTCAGGCACATAGGTTTTGTAAGACTAGATAGCGCTTCTGCCTGGGAAATCTTCTTCTGGTTGACGCCAGAATTAATCGTCTTACCCACTAGTATAATGGTGTATCTCATATGTCGGTTTCTATCACGAAGGAACGTTACCGACGAGGAAGATGATGCATCGTTACATCGAAACGCTGAAGCTGCGAAGAAAAGCGCTGACAGCACCGCCAAG ATCATCAACTTCCTAGGACGAATCGGGACCTACGTAGTTCTAGCGTCATTGTGCATCACAGCAGCCCTGAAACCATCGGTTGAAGGTGGTTTCTATTTTCTCGTCTTCCTAGGAGCCGCAACTTGGTGGGCATGTAACAAAGAGCTCCGAAAGGGTTTTGCTATATTATGCAGGGTTGTGATGGTCATTGTGATTCTTCACATCCTGGCTTTGCTCAGCTACCAGAATCAAGTGCCTCAGGAGCTAATACCCGTAAATAGCACCTGGCAACGTTATTTCGCATTGTCTCCAGTTTACCAAACGAATTGCACTGACCCGAGAGACGTAGAGTACACAACCGATGCCAATTGGTTAATTTATGGCTACTTCTTAAGGCTATTTTGGCTTTATTACGTTCTGGCGTTGCAGTCACAGTTCCTGAGCAAAAAGCCG AAGCCGATCATTAATTCGTCGTCCCCGCCTGTCGACGAGCGCACACCC TTGATGCGATTTGGATCCGGGAGAACGGGGCTACTGCAAGATTCGACCGGAAGTGTCATTGTCCAGGATGGTCATCAGGATGACAACATTCAGATGCAAAGTCTCAGTGAAG ACGAGCAATCCGGAATCATCGAACATATCATTATGGCTGTATATTCCATCTTCCAATTGATAATCAATTCATCCTATCTTGCTACGAATATCATAATGATG ACTTGGAGTATAATGTACCACAGTTGGACAACGTTTGCGCTGTTATTATGGGCCTTGATTCTCTGGATGGTGCCTAATAAACGCGCTTCCATGATGAAATGCTCGCCGTTTATCGTTATCTATGCAATGCTTTTGCTTCTCGTTCAGTACATTTATAGCATGGATCTGACAGAAGAAGAACTACCAACGAAGATAAACGGAATAAGTGTGTCGGAGATTGGTTTCAGCAAATCTGAACAACTTAGCCGGTGGCATTTAGTCGTCaag TGTCTGTTCATATCTATGTTCTGGATAACTATGAGACAATATACCGCTGAAAGAACCAGACAAAGACGTTCTTCAGCGTTGAGAGACATGGTAGCACCGTTACATGTCTCTGTCTCGACAGCTACCGCGGCGATGAATCACGAAGCGCCGGAAATCAAAAGCAAATTCATGAAAGATGTTGGCATACTCTTGAAAAAATTATTAACCAAATTTTGGATCGCTGTAGTGGCTATTATGCTATTTATCTCTGGAATCACCGGCGAACGTATGACCGTCTTCAGGATCATTTATATGTCCCTGTTCTTAGTTTTAATCATCACTTTCCAG aTATCATGGACAGTATGGAGGAAGATGATGTACACATTCTGGATTACAGTCATTGGTTACTCCGTAATCATGCTGATTCTCGTGTACACTTACCAATTTCATAATTTCCCGGAATATTGGAACTATCTCCATATTGACGAGGACTTGCAGAAGGACATTGGTTTAGAAATATACGAGACCAAGGATCTATTTGTTAGATTACTGACGCCAACGTTCTTCGTAATTATCACTGTCCTCCAGATTCATTATTTCCATAAAGATTTCTTGGAAGTGACCGATATCGAGAAATTTGG aacTGAAGAGAGTCCTCGAATCGAACGATCGAGTCTTGGCCATTCACCGATTTTAACCATGCCACCATCTTCACCGGGAGAAGTTTTCCTTgttgaagaagagaaagaacatATATACTCCTTAAGACAGTTAAAAG aaaTGTCGAAACTGGAGCGGCTACagttacttcataacgtaatgcAGCAACTcttaaatttgtataattatacTTGGCTCTTCTTTGAAATTCACATGCAAAAGATCATTTTCATTTCTGTGATGATTTTCTGTGTCAACGAT gTCTGTGCTATTAATTTTGTATTCGTCTTGATACTGGTTATCATGATCAATTCTCGAAGAAATGTTCAAATATGTACTGCCAACACGATCGCCGCGATAATTGCCATTCTGATGGTCGTAAAAATGCTATATCAAATTCAGTATATCGATCACAATAACTGGAATATTAATTGCACg AAATTTCCATCTGAAAATCAAACTCAGTATGGCAGCAATAACACGATGTACAATATCGCAGAGTGGTTTGGAATAAAAAAAGGAGAGCCAGGACACTTAGCAGAATTATTGAAGGGTTACATAGGAATCTTAGTGGTGACTACTCTCAGAAAAATTATCAGAATTCGACAGTGTTTCTATAGAAAAGCACATAGCAAACCTTTGGACACTCCTCAAGTTATGTTCCCTTCTATCACCAGAGAAGACGCTGACAAAGGAGTACCACAGTGCTTGAAATTCCTTTTCAATTATGGATTCTATAAGTTTGGCGTTGAATTCTGTTTGATAGGAATAGTGGCACTCATTGGAACCAGATTAGATTTCTATTCTGTCCTTTATAGCATTTGGCTTTTACTATTCTTCTCTTTGAGAAGAAAAGCAATATCCAGAATTTGGcctttcttcaaattctttggTATAATTTTACTACCTATTCAGTATTCTTTCGTCGTGGCTCCACCATCTTGGTTTTGTATAG AGTATCCATGGAGTGAATCCAAAACTTTGAGGGGTTTGCAAGAGTGGATGTATTTACCTGATCCTGACTTTCCACCAAACGCTAGAAAATTAATGT GTGATTTTATTCTGCTAATGATGGTCGTCAGACAAAGTCTCGTCTTCCAAATAGAAGAAAGAAGCACAGCGACTAACAGAGAATTTCCAGCTGGTCATAATTATTCCGTCTACGAAAATATGGAGAAACCAAATTTCATCAATCCTGTGAAGGATTACGTGTCACATATTCACTGTTGGTTAGACATAATTAAACGAGGCGTATTAATAAGTCTCATGTGGGTCACTTTGTCGATCATGTTCCTGGCTGGAACAGAAAGGACTAATCTCTTCTCGTTGGGTTATTTAATTGGTGCATTCGTGTTCCTCTGGCAAGGAAGTGACTTTTACTTGAGACCAGTGAAAACCATCTTGAAATGGTGGAATCTTCTAATCGGTTATAATGTGGTCGTCATATTTTCCAAGGCTTTGCTTCAGGGTGTGGGTTGTGTGCTGATAGAacag cTGCAAGTGTTAGCGTGTCCACTGATTCAGCTATTCGGTATAACTTGTCTAAGAAAATTCCGAAGTTCAGTGAGCGACATAGTTCTGGAAAAATTGGATTGCGAGGTGCCACAAGAAGATATCGGCATGGTCTGGGATGGTCTATGCTTTGGCTTCCTGTTACTCCAGAAACGACTGTTCAAGAGTTATTACTTCTTTCACATAGTAGATGAAACGAAAGCTATGAGCATCCTAGCGTCTAGAGGGGCGGAGTTGTTAGAAGAACTACACCAGAAGCGCATCGAAATTCAAGAAAACGTTGAGAAAAACGTGTTGCAGAAGTTGAAGTTTAAAATGGATAAAATCAAAGCTAACCAGAGAAAAATACAAGGACCTAGTTACAGGGAACCACAGATACACGCAGTTG ATACTCTCTATCCAGGAACACGGCCGTTGTACAGAGTTCGCGCCCCAAAGACCAACAGAGAGG CTGTCAGATCAGGCGATTACTACATGTTCGACGACCTGGACGACGACGACGTGACCGATCTGATCCCGGACACTGAATCCGAAAAAAAAGAAGCGGAGAAACGTCATGAAGCTGAAAAACGCGGCAGAAGAATGACCATTTCCGAG CTGATGAACACGCTGATTAAGACAGACATTGAGATCGCGACACACGTCGCCATGTACGGAGGGACTGAAAAGGACGCGCTGAGACTACGTCGTCGGAGTGTGCCTTTAACAAGGAAGAAATCATCTATGTCGTATCTCAGTGCACGTTCCGAGACCGACACTGCAGTGGCCACCGAT GCCGCTGACAAAACAAGTCTCGCGTCGGCAGACACGGAAACCGATGAAAAAGATGCGGCCGCGGCAGAACGTGATAAAACACCAGTGCCAACAGACGACGAATATGGAGAAGATAAACCAGATGAAAAGGAGGAGACACAGGAGGATGAGCAAAAAGTATCAATTGCTACGTACTTCAAATTCATTATAGTGATGGTTAATAGCACCCTGACGTCGATGACCAAGTACTTGAACAGATTTTCGCGTGACTATAGATACATTCGCAAGGTTttaacgaaagaaaagaaagtattAAAG ACAAAACCAGACTTCCGGATGGGAATGCGATTGGGAATCACTCAAATATGGCAGCCAATTCCTGTGATGAAACAAGG ATCGACTAATGGAAATGCCGAGGAATCTTACGATGCTGGCGAGGGACCTAACCAACCACGACCGCAGGAAGAAAG GAAAAGCAGCTCGTTGATGGTCCCTCATATTCGAATTTTGGCACCGAGTTTGGAGCGAGGATTGGACATATCCTCCTCCAG CTCACTATTCTCCGAAATCTCACCTGTCCAACACGATGACGAAGGTGGTGCACTGTCTGAAGTCGATCAACCACCGATAATCCAATTATTGGCATCTATTTGGTTTGGAGTCCTGGCACATTCGTGTCTACTTTGTTACTTCATGGTATTCCTTCATCAGATTAAAAATGCATCCGTCCTTTCCACGCCTTTGCCTCTCATGGTGTTCTGCTGGGGTTCGTTAACCATTCCACGACCCTCGAAAACATTTTGGATAACGTTGATCGCGTACACCgag GCAATTGTGATAGTAAAATGCATTTTCCAATTGGAAGTATTGCCCTGGAATCGAGATGCTGCACCGAATAATCCTCTATTTACTCCTAGAATTATGGGCGTTGAACGCAAACATAATTATGCTTTGTGGGATCTGCTGTTACTTCTCATGGTGTTCTTTCATAG ATTTATGCTGAAATCATTAGGGCAATGGACATCCCCATCCCTAAAACCAAGAAAAATTATTCCTTCCACTTTAACTGTAGTTCCAGCCAAGCCTCCACCACCAGAAAATAGAGGTCAAGGAGAATCTGCATCGCTACAAGAAGAAGAAGG cGGTAGTACCGTAAGAACACCTAAAGGAGCAACTCTGAATCTTCGCGCAGCAGGCGAGGGTGAAAATGCGCAAGCCACAAATGAATATGAAAAATTAGTAGCCGTTCAAGGAGAAGAAATCAGTCCCATGAACGAAGAGTTCAATAAAGCCATGAATATGAC TGTAAATAAATACAAAGAGCCAATGAAAGATTTCTTCCAAAAAATTCTTAGCCCAGTTAGCAAAGAAAAGACGAACGTATATGCATATATGTTCCTGTGTGATTTCTTTAATTTCTTGCTACTCATTTTTGGATTTTCTGCATTTGGG ACACAACAAGGAGACGGTGGTGTTACAGCCTATTTACAAGAAAATCGAGTTCCGATGCCATTCTTACTGATGTTACTGCTACAGTTTGCATTGATAGTTATCGATAGAGCCTTGTTCTTAAAGAAATCAATCGTAGGCAAACTAATTTTCCATTACTTTCTTATATTTGGCGTTCACATTTGGATGTTCTTCATATTGCCAAGTGTTACCGAACG ACAATTTAATGAGAGGCTTCCACCGCAAATTTGGTACATGGTCAAGTGCTTCTACCTCTTGTTAGCGGCTTATCAATTAAGACAAGGCTATCCGACACGAATACTTGGCAACTTCCTCTGCAAGAAATACAGCATTGTCAACTATGTCTTATTCAAAGT ATTCATGTTAGTCCCATTCTTATTCGAATTAAGGGCAGTAATGGACTGGATCTGGACGGATACTTCCATGACGATAATGGATTGGTTCAAAATGGAAGATATTTTCGCCAATATTTATCAAATCAAG TGTATGCGAGGCGTAGAAACGGATTTCCCTCAGCCACGAGGTGTAAAGAAGAAACAAATGAGCAAGTACTTAATCGGTGGTGGTGCTCTCTTCTTCATGATTGGATTAATATGGTTCCCCTTGCTCTTATTTGCACTTGGTGGCACAGTTGGTGTTTCTAATCTACCTTACGACGTTTCAATGAAAATTAGAATTGGTCCTTATGAACCAATTTACTCTATGTCGGCACAAAGTAGCTCTATCATCGAATACGACGAAACTGATTTCACGAGATTTTCGAATTTGTACGCGAGAGATAGACCTGCAGTCACTTTCCTGGAGAACTATATACATTCTGATGTCGCTGCCGTGAGATTGAGTGGATTCTCTCGAAAATTATGGAGTATATCTCCGCCAGACTTAGATAG ACTGATAACAGAATTAGAAGATAATAGCACAACCGTGGTCATCCACGTAGAGTGGACAGTGTCTCGAAAAACGGACGCGAAAGATGCCAGTGGGATAACGACACAAGTGAGAGATATAAAATTGCCACCGTATGAAAACAATGAATTTAATCCTGTGAGAAGAACGTTAGCTAATATGCTCTCTAGCAATGACTCAACCGTGCATAATGGTACTATCACGTTGCAATATGCGTTTCCCAAGTTTTTGAAAGTGACTGGTCGAACCACTGACGTCGTTCCGCAATTAATGCGAATGC CGAAATGGCTTGATGACAATGTAGAGGAAGACGATGAGAATCATCTGTACAGGGATGTTAGTCTTCATTTATCTACCGACGCAGATTGTTGTGCTCGTCAGAAATGGTGGATCGTTAAAGAAGTTTGCAATGATACTTTATACGATCAGCTATTAAAGAGAGTGCCCTTAAATAACTGCAAGTACATCATGATGTTCTTGTTCAATGATAAAACGTTCCCCGAGGGGTTGAGCTTTATCAGTGGATTTGG AATCTTAGGTTTGTACACTACCGCGGTGATAGTCATAAGTCAAATGATGAGGAAGGTAGTCAGTGATATGGCGCCGAAGATTATGTTCGATGACTTACCCTACGTCGATAGAATACTAAGATTATGCTTAGATATTTATTTGGTCCGTGAAAGTGGAGAATTGTGTCTCGAGGAAGACTTGTTCGCCAAATTAATATTCCTCTACAGATCACCGGAAACGTTAATCAG ATGGACAAGGCCACCCGAAGAAGGAGAGAGAACTGACAATGAAGATCAAGATGATGTAGATGAGGATGCTGTAGCGCCAAGAGGAGAATCTCGAGATGTTTCTCGTAGAGAATAA